CCGACGGGACCCCCTGCCACTGGGACGGCTGCGTCGGGTTCGGCGTGGCCCTCATCGACAAGCTCACCTACCCGATAAAGGACGCAGTGGGCATCATCGTCGGTCCGCCGGTGATGTACAAGTTCGCAATCAAGCGATTCAAAGAGGCGGGTATGGAGGACAGGCAGATATATGTGTCACTGGAGAGATTGATGAAGTGCGGCGTCGGCAAGTGCCAGCACTGCCAGATCAACCACAAGTACTGTTGCCTGGACGGCCCCGTGTTCAACTATGCGGAAGTAAAGGAACTCCCGGAGGCGATCTGATGGCGAAGCCGGTGGTCGGTATCTTTGACCTCACTGACTGCGAGGGTTGCGAGGTCGAGCTGCTTAACTCTCCGCATCTGCTCGAGATACTGACTAACGTCGACATAAAGCACTTCCGCGTTGGTCAGGGCCGGAACGAATGGACGAACTTCGACATTGCGTTCATCGAAGGGACGGCAATGACGAGCGAGGAGGTCCAGTTCGTCAAAGAGATTCGGGAGCGGAGCAAGATAGTCGTCGCAATGGGGACGTGCGCCTGCTTCGGAGGCATAGCGGCCCTCAACAACTACCGCGACTTGGTCTCCGCCAAGAAGCGCATCTATGGTGATAAGGCGGACCTCTTTGAAATGGTCCACGTGAAGTCCCTCTCCGACTATATCAGGGTCGACTTCCAGATTCGCGGTTGCCCCATCGTTAGAGAGGACATCGAGAAACTGGTCAGCGATGTCCTTGCCGGTCGCCCACTCAGGGAGCACGTCCGTCCCGTCTGCATGGACTGCAAGGAAAGGGACAACCCATGCCTGCTCCTCCAGAAGGTCGCCTGCGCCGGCCCCGTGACGTACGGCGGTTGCGGGGCGCCCTGCCCCACCGCCGGCATGCCGTGCGACGGGTGCCGCGGTGCTCTGGAGAAGCCTGAGATGTCCAATGAGCTCGAGCTCCTGAGGAAGCTGGCCTCCCCCGAGGACATCGTGCGCCTTTTCAGGAAGTATGCGGTCAACTCCAGTTTCTTCGTAGACGTCGGGGGTGATAATAAATGAGCGCCGGCTACAACTACATCTCCCAGATCGAGGGGCATGCCCGGATCACTTTCGAGATAGAGAAGGGCCGCGCCCGGGTCCAGATGGAGGTCCACGAAGGCTGCCGCCTCTTCGAGGAGTTCCTACGCGGACGGAGGGCCGACGAGGTCGCCCAGATGTCCTCCAGAATTTGCGGGGTGTGCCCGGTGGTCCACAACTACGCCGCCATAATGGCCATCGAGAAAGCCATGGGGATACAGCCATCTGCACAGACAGAGAAACTGCGCCGGCTAGGCATCGTGGGGCAGATGCTGCAGAGCCACGCCCTGCACCTGTACTTTCTGGCCCTCCCCGAATACCTCGGGGCCGGAACGCTCGTCGAGCTCTACGGGAAGGCGCCGGAGGCCGTCAAGCGCGCCCTCAGGGTCAGGGCGGTGGGAAACGACATCGTTCAGGTGGTCTCAGGCCGAGCCGTCCACCCCGTCAACTCCGTACCCGGCGGCTTTATGCGACTCCCATCCCGGACAAAGATGGCCATGGTGAAAAAGGAGCTCAAGGGGGTCCTAGAAGACTGTGTGGAGACCTACAGGTTCGCCGCCTCCCTCGCCTATCCAGAACTGCACCGCAAAACTGAGTACTCGGCGCTCGACGACGGCCAGAACTACCCGGCCTACGGCGGCAGGATAGTGTCGGACGCCGGTGTTAACGCGCCGCTAACCGATTATAAGAAGTACCTCAACGAGGCGGTCAGGACCTACTCCACCGCCAAGTTCAGCCACCGCAACGGCCACGGCTTCTTCGTCGGGGCCATATCCAGGGTGAATCTTTTCCACCACAGGCTGCTCGATAGGGCCAGGGAGCTGGCCGGCGACGTTGTTAAGTTCCCGAGCGTCAACCCGTTTCACAATCTCGTCGCGCAGGGTATCGAGCTTGTGCACTACACCGAGGAAGGCATCGAGCTGGCTGGAGAGCTCGCCCAGGAGCTCAAGGACGAGACCGTCCCGAGGGTCGTCAGGCCCGGCTGGGGCGTGGGGGCAACGGAGGCACCGAGGGGAACTCTATTCCATGCCTATCGCGTGGACGAGAAGGGCATCGTCACCGAGGCGGACATAGTCACACCGACGGCCCAGAACCTTACCAACATCGAAGAGGACCTGACGGCGCTGCTCAACGCCAATATAACAAAACCACGAGCGGAGCTGGTGAAGCTGACCGAGAGCCTTCTGAGGGCCTATGACCCCTGCTTTTCCTGCTCGACGCACTGAGAAATCATTCGAAAGTCGACACAGGCTTTTCAGGGGCCCCCTCCAGGGGCCCAGAGCCGCTGGAGGGAATTGAACCCGAAACTTTGTCCCGTGCAACCTGTGAGGCTCAAAGTTTCATCAAAGCGGATAAATCCCAGGGGCCCCCTCCGGGGGCCCAGAGCCGCTGGAGGGAATTGAACCCTCGACCTACTCCTGTTCGGCAAAGGACTCCTGGAGGCCTCATCCATACTCAGCCCCCCGGTGGATACCAAGGAGTCGCTCCACCACTGAGCCACAGCGGCATGGGCGGGCTCCCTCCGGGAGCCGCCATTATGGGGCCTGATATCCGATGGCTTAGTTAAAGCTTATGTTAATATTCCGGAGGTCTAGCCGGGGGATTCATAGAACCCGCAAGGACCCGCGCTTCGCATGCGACATAGGCAAGCGCATTGTCGCCGTTTTTCCACCGTAGCCTTTTGCTCACCAGTTTGTGCGGGTAGAAAGGGCCGCCATTGAGCCCCATCGGCATGGGGTCTGGTAGGTACCACGCGCCTTTGATAAGCCGTTCGGGGAGTAGGCTCCCGGACATGGCTGACAGACTGCTCACCGCCGCAACGCTCTTCTCGCTCCTCGGCTCGCTCGGGCTGTACGCCTACTCCGTGAGCGTCGCTCCCATCGAGCTTTCCGGCTCGGTCCCGGCCGAAGCCGCGGGCAGCTATGTTTCAATCAGTGGAATGGTGCGGGAAGTTAGGAGGTCGTGGGAAGGAAGCCTCGACGTGGAGCTGCTGCCCGGTGGAAAACCGCCCGGGGTTCGGCTTTCCATCGACGCTACTCTATTGGAGGGTGCGAATCTGAAGGGCCGGCTACTGACTGGCGCGAGAATTCGCGCCTCGGGCGTTCTCGAGCGCTTCGCCGGAAAGATGGA
This region of Thermoplasmata archaeon genomic DNA includes:
- a CDS encoding Ni/Fe hydrogenase subunit alpha — its product is MSAGYNYISQIEGHARITFEIEKGRARVQMEVHEGCRLFEEFLRGRRADEVAQMSSRICGVCPVVHNYAAIMAIEKAMGIQPSAQTEKLRRLGIVGQMLQSHALHLYFLALPEYLGAGTLVELYGKAPEAVKRALRVRAVGNDIVQVVSGRAVHPVNSVPGGFMRLPSRTKMAMVKKELKGVLEDCVETYRFAASLAYPELHRKTEYSALDDGQNYPAYGGRIVSDAGVNAPLTDYKKYLNEAVRTYSTAKFSHRNGHGFFVGAISRVNLFHHRLLDRARELAGDVVKFPSVNPFHNLVAQGIELVHYTEEGIELAGELAQELKDETVPRVVRPGWGVGATEAPRGTLFHAYRVDEKGIVTEADIVTPTAQNLTNIEEDLTALLNANITKPRAELVKLTESLLRAYDPCFSCSTH